In Limisalsivibrio acetivorans, one genomic interval encodes:
- a CDS encoding radical SAM/SPASM domain-containing protein, whose amino-acid sequence MSNKWELKWMAWEITRKCNLNCVHCRSSSSIESAEGALTFDKCKSLMDEISEFAKPVIVLSGGEPLLRKDVFDIATYGTEKGFRMAMATNGMLVDDEVCENIKKSGIKIVSLSLDGPTAEIHDDFRGDAGSYDGVMRASELFNKHGIPFIINSSFTKRNQAYIEETYKLGKKLGATAWYMFLIVPTGRGEEVMKELVSKEDYEDILNWHYDMERQEEDIMVRPTCAPQYYRIWNERSKEEGKDTERRNLSFGTGGGKGCIAAQKICLVNFEGDVYPCSYFPLAAGNVFEQPLKEIWENSKLFNDIRNFKDYEGKCGSCKFLGVCGGCRARSYAVTGSYMEEEPFCDYIPQNYGACK is encoded by the coding sequence ATGAGCAATAAATGGGAACTTAAGTGGATGGCGTGGGAGATCACGAGAAAGTGCAACCTTAACTGTGTACACTGCCGCTCCTCCTCATCTATAGAATCCGCCGAAGGTGCCCTTACCTTCGACAAATGCAAAAGCCTGATGGACGAAATATCCGAATTCGCAAAACCGGTAATAGTTCTCTCCGGCGGCGAACCCCTTCTCCGCAAGGATGTTTTTGATATAGCTACATACGGCACAGAGAAAGGCTTCCGCATGGCCATGGCAACAAACGGCATGCTTGTGGATGACGAGGTCTGTGAGAACATTAAGAAATCCGGGATAAAGATAGTATCCCTAAGCCTTGATGGGCCCACTGCGGAGATCCACGATGATTTCCGGGGGGATGCAGGCTCCTACGATGGTGTTATGAGGGCTTCCGAGCTCTTCAATAAGCACGGCATACCATTCATCATCAACTCATCCTTTACCAAAAGGAATCAGGCCTATATAGAGGAGACCTACAAGCTCGGCAAAAAGCTCGGTGCTACGGCATGGTATATGTTCCTCATCGTCCCCACAGGCAGGGGGGAAGAGGTGATGAAAGAGCTTGTATCCAAAGAGGACTACGAGGATATCCTGAACTGGCACTACGATATGGAGCGTCAGGAGGAAGATATCATGGTACGCCCCACCTGCGCACCACAGTATTACAGGATCTGGAATGAACGCAGTAAGGAGGAGGGGAAGGATACAGAAAGACGCAACCTCTCCTTCGGAACAGGGGGAGGCAAAGGTTGCATCGCAGCCCAGAAGATATGCCTAGTCAACTTCGAAGGGGATGTGTACCCCTGCTCATACTTTCCCCTTGCGGCGGGCAACGTCTTTGAACAGCCCCTCAAGGAGATCTGGGAGAACTCAAAGCTATTCAACGATATACGTAACTTCAAGGACTACGAGGGGAAATGCGGTTCATGCAAATTCCTCGGTGTATGCGGAGGATGCCGTGCACGCTCCTATGCGGTTACAGGCTCATATATGGAAGAGGAGCCCTTCTGCGATTACATCCCCCAGAACTACGGCGCATGCAAGTAG
- a CDS encoding nitrilase-related carbon-nitrogen hydrolase produces MKIVSIQLPVHLGDVEANKKTFLGKLPEVIGDEPSIIIFPEMWVSGFDYERLLEFSTKTDEICREISSQLNQNSLVISAMPEGIYNKVYNTIYAVSSKGVEAKYRKNFLFSPLGENKYIERGKGVSVFEFNGAKIGLQVCYEIRFPELFRTSAFAGAELICVPAIWPEMKKNHWLTLLKARAVENQCYIAGCNTSVMHTRKKDMECGYSVTWDPWGEAAYEPVSGEGVFISEFDPEKVRDIRKKIPSFEDAKKAFTIKRKD; encoded by the coding sequence ATGAAGATAGTATCGATTCAGCTTCCCGTACATCTTGGTGATGTGGAAGCAAACAAAAAAACCTTTCTTGGAAAATTGCCGGAAGTTATTGGTGATGAACCGTCTATTATCATCTTTCCCGAGATGTGGGTTTCCGGTTTCGATTACGAAAGGCTTTTGGAATTCTCTACGAAAACCGACGAGATCTGCAGGGAAATAAGCTCTCAGCTTAACCAAAACTCCCTTGTCATCTCTGCGATGCCCGAGGGAATTTATAACAAGGTTTACAACACGATCTACGCCGTTTCATCGAAGGGTGTTGAGGCCAAATATAGAAAGAACTTCCTCTTCAGCCCGCTGGGCGAGAACAAGTATATAGAGAGAGGGAAAGGGGTTTCCGTTTTTGAATTCAACGGAGCAAAGATAGGCCTTCAGGTCTGCTACGAGATACGCTTCCCCGAGCTTTTCAGAACAAGCGCCTTCGCAGGGGCCGAACTGATATGCGTTCCCGCCATCTGGCCGGAGATGAAGAAGAACCACTGGCTCACCCTGCTAAAGGCCAGAGCTGTTGAAAACCAGTGCTATATCGCAGGCTGCAACACCAGCGTTATGCACACCCGCAAGAAGGATATGGAATGCGGATACTCCGTTACATGGGACCCATGGGGCGAAGCCGCATATGAGCCTGTCTCAGGTGAAGGGGTTTTCATATCAGAGTTCGACCCCGAAAAGGTGCGGGATATCAGAAAGAAGATACCAAGCTTTGAAGACGCAAAGAAAGCATTCACAATAAAAAGAAAAGATTAG
- a CDS encoding acetyl-CoA hydrolase/transferase C-terminal domain-containing protein: MSELLKRVRDKSLHNLIMKPEETIKFFADADNRVMDLGWSGFTPVGYPKVVPIALADHVEKNNLQGKWKFNLFIGASVGAETEDRWATLDMIDRRWPYQTGKNIGKGINSGKIRMGDKHLSMFAQDLRYGFYTKDRGGKLDVALIEATGITEDGNIILAGSVGAAPEIVDIADKIIVEINTSIPSLEGMHDIFSTDLPPYRKIIPVTDVKQRIGTPWVPTDKSKIVAIVESDMPDNGRALRGTDDVAQAIADNIVDFFKDEVNAGRLPNNLLPLQSGVGSIANAVVGGLTASPFEDLVVFTEVLQDTFLPFLDSGKCKYINCTSLSLSNEGFKEWWEKFDKYKDMVLMRPQQISNNPELIRRLGVIGMNTPLEFDMYAHANSTCAGGTRMLNGIGGSGDFERNAYISIMHCPSVRPSKTDEFGITGVVPKVPHVDHTEADIDVLVTEQGLADLRGLAPKDRAREIINKCAHPTYKEYLMDYLERAEKATGYHHEPHLLDECYKLHLSLAENGTMRFWEK; encoded by the coding sequence ATGTCTGAACTTTTAAAAAGGGTTCGCGATAAGAGCCTTCACAACCTCATCATGAAGCCTGAGGAGACTATCAAGTTCTTCGCAGACGCTGACAACAGAGTAATGGACCTCGGATGGTCAGGCTTCACACCCGTGGGATATCCCAAGGTTGTACCCATAGCTCTTGCTGATCACGTAGAGAAAAACAACCTTCAGGGTAAGTGGAAGTTCAACCTTTTCATCGGTGCATCCGTTGGTGCTGAAACCGAGGACAGGTGGGCAACCCTCGACATGATCGACAGAAGATGGCCCTATCAGACCGGCAAAAACATCGGTAAAGGTATCAACAGCGGAAAAATCAGAATGGGAGATAAACACCTCTCTATGTTCGCTCAGGACCTCAGGTACGGCTTCTATACAAAAGACAGAGGCGGCAAGCTTGACGTAGCCCTTATCGAAGCAACCGGAATAACCGAGGACGGAAACATTATCCTTGCTGGTTCAGTTGGTGCTGCTCCTGAAATCGTAGATATCGCAGACAAGATAATCGTGGAGATCAACACAAGCATACCTTCCCTTGAGGGAATGCACGACATCTTCTCCACAGACCTTCCCCCCTACAGGAAGATCATCCCCGTTACAGATGTTAAGCAGAGAATCGGTACCCCCTGGGTCCCCACCGACAAGAGCAAGATCGTTGCTATCGTTGAATCAGACATGCCCGATAACGGACGTGCGCTCCGTGGTACCGATGATGTAGCTCAGGCCATCGCAGACAACATCGTAGATTTCTTCAAGGACGAAGTTAATGCAGGACGTCTTCCTAATAACCTTCTTCCCCTTCAGTCCGGTGTTGGTTCCATCGCAAACGCAGTTGTGGGCGGCCTCACAGCCTCACCCTTCGAAGACCTCGTAGTTTTCACAGAGGTTCTTCAGGATACATTCCTCCCCTTCCTCGATTCAGGAAAGTGCAAGTACATTAACTGTACATCTCTGTCACTCTCCAACGAAGGTTTCAAAGAGTGGTGGGAGAAGTTCGATAAGTATAAGGACATGGTTCTCATGAGACCTCAGCAGATCTCCAACAACCCTGAGCTCATCAGAAGGCTCGGCGTTATCGGTATGAACACGCCCCTCGAGTTCGACATGTATGCCCACGCAAACTCTACCTGCGCAGGCGGTACAAGGATGCTTAACGGTATCGGCGGTTCCGGAGACTTCGAGCGTAACGCTTACATCTCCATCATGCACTGCCCCTCCGTTCGTCCTTCCAAGACAGACGAATTCGGTATCACAGGCGTTGTTCCCAAGGTTCCCCATGTGGACCACACCGAGGCGGACATCGATGTTCTCGTTACCGAGCAGGGACTCGCAGACCTTCGTGGACTTGCTCCCAAGGACAGAGCGAGAGAGATCATCAACAAGTGTGCTCACCCCACTTACAAAGAGTACCTTATGGACTACCTCGAGCGTGCTGAGAAGGCTACCGGCTATCACCATGAGCCCCACCTTCTTGATGAGTGCTACAAGCTCCACCTCAGCCTCGCAGAAAACGGAACTATGCGTTTCTGGGAGAAGTAA
- a CDS encoding ammonium transporter has protein sequence MKRIMLITLLLCSSAAFAAEGGVDTGDTAWLLVSSAMVLFMLPGLAMFYAGMVRTKSALSTIMYSFVAMCVIGLQWAICGFTIAFGPTESAFMGGFQYLFLGGDFLEALSGTIPLSVFAMFQGMFAIITCALISGAVVERIKFSAFVIFILIWATVVYAPIAHWVWGDNGWLLEMGALDFAGGTVVHFSSGTAALALALVLGNRKDFMKSSTMPHNVSYTLIGAGILWFGWFGFNAGSALGAGTGAGTAFANTLVAPAAAGTSWMVMEWIKSKPSGIGLASGIVAGLVAITPAAGFVEPWAAIIIGLVAGILCYYGVQLKFKLKLDESLDVFGIHGIGGFWGAIATGIFATLGAEGLIAGNPKQVWLQFAGIMAAGIFSFVVSYVIAMGIKSTIGIRVEANEETEGLDITQHGESAYKF, from the coding sequence ATGAAAAGGATAATGCTTATTACCTTACTGCTTTGCAGTAGTGCGGCTTTCGCTGCTGAGGGCGGTGTAGATACAGGCGATACGGCCTGGCTCTTGGTCTCTTCGGCCATGGTTCTTTTTATGCTGCCCGGACTGGCAATGTTTTACGCCGGTATGGTTAGAACAAAAAGTGCTCTTTCAACAATAATGTACAGCTTCGTAGCGATGTGTGTTATCGGTCTCCAATGGGCGATATGCGGTTTCACAATCGCCTTCGGACCCACAGAATCCGCCTTTATGGGAGGTTTTCAGTACCTCTTCCTCGGCGGCGATTTCCTTGAAGCGCTCAGCGGAACAATACCCCTTTCCGTATTCGCTATGTTTCAGGGTATGTTTGCCATTATCACTTGTGCTCTTATAAGCGGTGCAGTTGTTGAGCGGATCAAATTCTCTGCATTTGTAATCTTTATATTAATCTGGGCAACCGTCGTTTATGCACCCATAGCCCACTGGGTATGGGGAGACAACGGCTGGCTCCTTGAAATGGGTGCACTCGATTTCGCCGGCGGTACTGTTGTACACTTCTCATCCGGTACAGCAGCTCTCGCTCTTGCCCTTGTTCTGGGCAACAGAAAAGACTTTATGAAAAGCTCCACAATGCCCCATAACGTAAGCTATACGCTCATCGGTGCTGGTATCCTCTGGTTCGGATGGTTCGGCTTCAACGCCGGGTCCGCTCTTGGTGCCGGTACTGGTGCCGGTACTGCCTTTGCGAACACTCTGGTAGCACCCGCCGCCGCAGGTACAAGCTGGATGGTTATGGAGTGGATTAAATCAAAGCCCAGTGGAATCGGTCTTGCATCAGGTATTGTAGCCGGTCTTGTGGCAATAACCCCTGCTGCGGGGTTTGTTGAGCCTTGGGCGGCAATAATAATAGGTCTTGTAGCCGGTATACTCTGCTACTACGGCGTACAGCTTAAGTTCAAGCTCAAGCTTGATGAATCACTGGACGTTTTCGGAATCCACGGTATCGGCGGATTCTGGGGAGCTATCGCAACTGGTATCTTCGCCACTCTTGGTGCGGAAGGCCTTATAGCCGGTAACCCCAAGCAGGTATGGCTCCAGTTCGCAGGTATTATGGCTGCGGGTATATTCTCATTCGTAGTAAGTTATGTAATCGCCATGGGCATAAAGAGCACTATTGGTATCCGTGTTGAAGCAAACGAGGAGACCGAAGGGCTTGATATTACCCAGCATGGTGAGAGCGCATATAAATTTTAA
- a CDS encoding cupin domain-containing protein: MKKSYSEVNPYITKDLSEIRELLHPDNDGELRTSLAEAVVAVGGITELHCHVESEEIYHILSGYGDMNLSGKSFAVTAGDSILIKPGEPHRIINTGDEPLRILCICTPPYSHGDTELL; encoded by the coding sequence ATGAAGAAGTCATATAGCGAAGTTAACCCATACATAACAAAGGATCTTTCAGAGATAAGGGAGCTTCTGCATCCGGATAATGATGGCGAGTTGAGAACCAGCCTTGCAGAGGCCGTTGTTGCTGTAGGGGGTATAACAGAGCTGCATTGCCACGTTGAGAGTGAGGAGATCTATCACATACTTAGCGGTTACGGTGATATGAATCTATCGGGTAAAAGCTTCGCCGTTACCGCCGGTGACAGCATACTTATTAAGCCAGGAGAACCACATAGGATTATAAACACAGGTGATGAGCCGCTGAGGATCCTTTGTATATGCACTCCCCCTTACTCCCATGGTGATACAGAGCTCCTTTGA
- a CDS encoding PAS domain S-box protein, with the protein MKKLLIAAVAAAGIAASMFTGFYFTSSILAYISEHNKEDAEELVEVTSTMLDQFFTARKSEIAMLSNTPSVQSMDWERMKPFLLREQERLSNTYDKLFIAYPDGRVHSTKDGNPFQDGYVSYDDSSPDSELISIKHREYWKNTVHRNGGRHVIDISKLMFEVLSGQRQVVIASTILSGKGETLGMIAGSIEWYFLDKRLERMTERIKSRFGDESYISIFNSDGTYIYHSRAEEAAHRQFDDDGHLIPVAPKVEGDSSLYKHWEALLQNKKGSFFYSSNNRRILVHHHRIESADYIITLHIPAESISRVDSITLELAIPAVLAGAATAILVLIASLYLMRRKIAGINSALIGGGEVFDSDFSDAVSHLRRMQDDYGDLVNKWELLSRHTSEVEYWFSPDGSLAFISPKCVELTGYEPEEFYADPTLIDALIHQDDLDKWFRYKSGPGESTDVVLRINGRGRGVKWVRAFCTEVPCGEQGKPVLRGSFRDISERMETERKLRESEQQFKKLFMKNGAVMLIVDPVSGVVGDANNSAAEFFSLERQDLINHNIEDFLDAGEGEYNTFSLDKMINSGSVGILMPDSTRKDCEIHSTLIRFGEQIQLFLIIIDVSKKKELSELLEEREEMFRTLAEYNVAGVALFTEQIIYSNPVLEDITGYSTEELQKLSPWELVAPEGAPKIKDVCFKALYGDKKVRKYRDVRITHKSGREKSVFFFLTSVPYKGRSAGLVTFVDITEISEIQEQLEKRVNEEIEKRRHQEQLLINQSRLASMGEMIGAIAHHWRQPLNTIGLFVQDLEDAFEYEETDRQYIKDTVRDTMHYVTRLSKTIDDFRDFFKPSGILSDFDASDAVEDVLKLLRDRFELEGIQIKLYTDKEQDHTVTGYKSEFRQVILNIINNSRDAVVEKYTKLSEECKGLVEITVENIDNKVSVAITDNGGGVNPVYIMKVFDPYFTTKEEGQGIGMGLFMSKTIIEKNMGGQITLENHNNGALVRILLKKTPAQ; encoded by the coding sequence ATGAAAAAACTCCTGATCGCCGCCGTTGCCGCTGCTGGTATTGCTGCTTCAATGTTCACTGGTTTTTATTTCACCAGCTCCATCCTTGCCTACATTTCCGAACATAACAAAGAGGATGCCGAAGAGCTTGTTGAGGTTACCTCCACTATGCTCGATCAGTTTTTCACCGCCCGAAAGTCCGAGATTGCCATGCTTTCGAACACCCCTTCTGTGCAGTCTATGGATTGGGAGCGGATGAAGCCCTTTCTGCTTCGTGAGCAGGAGCGGTTGAGCAACACATACGACAAGCTCTTCATCGCCTATCCCGACGGCAGAGTACACTCCACAAAGGACGGCAACCCGTTTCAGGATGGCTATGTCAGCTATGACGACAGCTCGCCGGATTCGGAGCTGATATCCATAAAGCACCGTGAATACTGGAAAAATACCGTTCATCGAAACGGCGGCAGGCACGTCATAGATATATCCAAGCTGATGTTTGAGGTACTTTCCGGTCAGAGGCAGGTGGTCATCGCTTCGACAATCTTGTCCGGCAAGGGGGAAACCCTTGGTATGATAGCCGGGAGTATCGAGTGGTATTTTCTGGATAAGCGCCTTGAACGGATGACAGAAAGGATCAAGAGCCGCTTTGGCGATGAGTCCTACATCTCAATATTCAATTCGGACGGAACATATATCTATCATTCCAGAGCAGAAGAGGCGGCGCACCGTCAGTTTGATGATGATGGTCACCTTATCCCTGTTGCACCCAAGGTTGAGGGGGATTCATCCCTCTATAAGCACTGGGAGGCACTCCTCCAGAACAAAAAGGGATCTTTCTTTTACAGCAGTAACAACAGGCGGATACTTGTTCATCATCACCGCATCGAATCCGCAGACTATATTATAACCCTGCATATACCCGCAGAAAGCATATCCCGGGTTGACAGCATAACCTTAGAACTGGCAATCCCTGCAGTCCTTGCGGGTGCTGCTACTGCTATCCTTGTACTTATCGCCAGTCTTTACCTAATGCGGAGGAAGATTGCCGGCATTAACTCCGCCTTAATAGGAGGAGGGGAGGTCTTCGATTCCGATTTCTCTGATGCCGTCTCCCATCTGAGGCGTATGCAGGATGACTACGGGGATCTTGTGAACAAGTGGGAACTCCTCAGCAGGCATACCTCCGAGGTGGAGTACTGGTTTTCTCCCGACGGCTCACTTGCTTTCATTTCGCCTAAATGTGTTGAGCTTACAGGCTATGAACCGGAGGAGTTCTACGCTGATCCAACCCTGATTGATGCCCTGATACATCAGGATGACCTCGATAAATGGTTCAGGTATAAATCCGGACCAGGCGAAAGCACCGATGTTGTTCTGCGAATCAATGGCAGAGGTAGAGGCGTCAAATGGGTGAGAGCTTTCTGTACTGAGGTTCCATGTGGTGAACAGGGTAAACCTGTCCTTAGAGGCTCCTTCCGTGATATCAGTGAGAGGATGGAGACCGAAAGGAAGCTGAGGGAGAGCGAACAGCAGTTTAAGAAGCTGTTCATGAAGAATGGTGCCGTTATGTTGATAGTGGATCCTGTGAGCGGCGTTGTGGGGGATGCAAACAATTCTGCGGCGGAATTCTTCAGTCTTGAGCGTCAGGATCTGATAAACCATAACATCGAAGACTTCCTCGATGCGGGGGAGGGTGAGTATAATACATTTTCCCTTGATAAGATGATAAACAGCGGCTCGGTGGGGATCCTCATGCCTGACAGCACGAGGAAGGACTGTGAGATACATTCAACATTAATCAGATTCGGAGAGCAGATACAGCTTTTCCTCATTATCATAGACGTTTCGAAGAAGAAGGAGCTCTCCGAGCTTCTTGAGGAGCGTGAGGAGATGTTCCGTACACTGGCGGAGTATAACGTGGCCGGTGTGGCTCTCTTCACCGAGCAGATTATATACAGCAACCCTGTTCTTGAGGATATAACCGGATACAGCACAGAGGAACTTCAAAAGCTGAGCCCATGGGAGTTAGTGGCGCCGGAGGGTGCTCCGAAGATAAAGGATGTCTGCTTTAAAGCCCTTTACGGCGATAAAAAGGTCCGCAAATACAGAGATGTGCGTATAACCCATAAGAGCGGCAGGGAGAAGAGCGTATTCTTTTTCCTTACCTCGGTTCCTTACAAGGGTAGAAGTGCAGGCCTTGTCACCTTCGTTGATATCACAGAGATCAGCGAGATACAGGAACAGCTCGAGAAGCGTGTCAATGAAGAGATAGAAAAACGCCGTCATCAGGAACAGCTTCTTATCAACCAGTCCCGTCTTGCCTCCATGGGGGAGATGATAGGGGCTATTGCCCACCATTGGAGACAGCCCCTCAACACTATTGGTCTATTTGTTCAGGATCTGGAGGATGCCTTTGAGTATGAAGAGACCGACCGTCAGTACATTAAGGACACCGTCAGGGACACAATGCACTATGTGACCAGGCTCTCGAAAACCATCGATGACTTCAGAGATTTCTTTAAGCCGTCGGGGATCTTGTCGGATTTTGACGCATCGGATGCAGTGGAGGATGTGCTTAAGCTTCTCAGGGATCGTTTCGAGCTCGAAGGCATTCAGATTAAGCTGTATACGGATAAGGAGCAGGATCATACTGTAACGGGTTACAAGAGTGAGTTCAGGCAGGTTATCCTCAACATCATAAACAACTCCCGTGATGCGGTGGTCGAAAAATACACAAAGCTGAGCGAGGAGTGCAAGGGGCTTGTGGAGATAACGGTGGAGAACATCGATAACAAAGTCTCTGTGGCTATTACAGATAACGGTGGCGGCGTTAACCCCGTTTATATCATGAAGGTTTTCGACCCTTATTTCACCACAAAAGAGGAAGGGCAGGGGATTGGAATGGGCCTCTTCATGTCAAAAACCATCATCGAAAAGAATATGGGTGGGCAGATTACCCTCGAAAACCATAATAACGGCGCCCTTGTTAGAATATTGCTCAAAAAAACACCGGCACAATGA
- a CDS encoding glycosyltransferase family 2 protein: MRLISYVVPVYNENESLRPLTEKILMAAEKTGYEAEIIYIDDKSTDGSLETIKELAAEEPRIRYGSLSRNMGQSAALYAGFSMSRGEIVVTMDADLQNDPADIPEMLKHYGEYQMVNGWRKNRKDSSSKRIASRFGNWLRNRMLRENLHDSGCSLKVMNGDMVRRIKMYDGLHRFLPAMMRNEGAKVIEVPVNHQARQFGKSKYTNLKRAKVAFYDLLSTRWMMLRHIEPEIKEHNDQL; this comes from the coding sequence ATGAGGCTAATTTCCTACGTCGTTCCGGTTTATAATGAAAATGAGAGCCTGAGGCCCCTTACTGAGAAGATCCTCATGGCGGCGGAAAAAACCGGATATGAAGCCGAAATTATTTATATTGATGACAAAAGTACCGACGGCAGTCTGGAGACTATAAAGGAACTGGCCGCAGAGGAGCCAAGAATACGCTACGGCTCCCTTTCCAGAAATATGGGGCAGTCCGCCGCTCTTTATGCCGGTTTTTCTATGAGCAGGGGTGAGATAGTTGTCACCATGGATGCAGACCTGCAGAATGACCCCGCCGATATACCGGAGATGCTCAAGCACTACGGCGAATATCAGATGGTGAACGGATGGCGGAAAAACAGGAAGGACAGCTCCTCCAAAAGGATAGCAAGCAGATTCGGCAACTGGCTCCGCAACAGGATGCTCAGGGAGAACCTGCACGATTCCGGCTGCTCGCTCAAGGTAATGAACGGCGACATGGTAAGACGCATTAAGATGTACGATGGTCTTCACCGCTTCCTCCCAGCCATGATGCGTAATGAGGGGGCAAAGGTTATTGAGGTCCCGGTAAACCATCAGGCACGGCAGTTCGGAAAGTCGAAATATACAAACCTGAAGCGTGCCAAGGTCGCCTTCTATGATCTTTTAAGTACCAGATGGATGATGCTCAGGCATATTGAACCAGAGATAAAGGAGCATAATGACCAGCTTTGA
- a CDS encoding lipid-A-disaccharide synthase N-terminal domain-containing protein: protein MTSFETFLLIFGIAGQIIFFTRFIIQWLYTERQKRSVVPISFWYFSLSGSFILLTYSIIIKDPIFIFGQSLGFIIYLRNLYFIYLERGVSKSKFTRYTLIFLIVYVGVSAAAAFIAPSIREEKEASQLLWIYGIGLVGQGFFFLRFFVQWLYSEKLRKSAFPVLFWYFSIAGSVFLLTYSIIVGDVVFIIGQIIGLLIYFRNIYYIGKEAKASE from the coding sequence ATGACCAGCTTTGAAACGTTTCTCCTGATTTTCGGGATAGCTGGACAGATAATTTTTTTCACCCGTTTTATCATACAGTGGCTTTACACCGAGAGGCAGAAGAGGAGCGTTGTTCCCATATCTTTTTGGTATTTCAGTCTTTCGGGCAGTTTTATACTACTTACCTACTCCATAATCATAAAGGATCCTATCTTCATCTTCGGTCAGTCCCTCGGCTTTATCATTTACCTGCGGAATCTTTACTTCATATATCTAGAAAGGGGTGTGAGCAAATCGAAGTTCACCCGCTATACCCTTATATTCCTTATAGTCTATGTTGGCGTTTCCGCCGCCGCTGCGTTCATTGCTCCATCTATTCGTGAGGAGAAGGAGGCTTCCCAGCTCCTCTGGATATACGGCATAGGCCTTGTGGGTCAAGGATTTTTCTTCCTGCGCTTCTTCGTGCAGTGGCTGTATTCTGAGAAGCTGCGCAAAAGCGCATTCCCCGTGCTTTTCTGGTATTTCAGCATAGCAGGGAGCGTATTCCTTCTCACGTATTCCATAATTGTCGGCGATGTCGTCTTCATCATCGGACAGATTATCGGGCTCCTCATCTATTTCCGGAACATATACTACATAGGCAAAGAGGCAAAGGCTTCAGAATGA